The genomic stretch aaactgtaaacagcaataatgttcagcaaagtaagatctacaaataagtcaacatgacctaaatggtcaattgaccccttaaggagttattgccctttatagtcaatttttaacaattttcattaatttggtaaatttatgtaaatttttaccaaatatagttctctgttactaatgggcaaagttcattatagatataattgtaagaagcaaaatcgttcagtaaagtaagaacttcaaacacatcaccatcaccaaaatacaattttgtcatgaatccatttgtgtcctttgtttaatatgcacatagaccaaggtgagcgacacaggctctttagagcctctagtttttgtatagattagaccattggttttcccgtttgaaaggttttacactagtgatttttggggccctttatatgttgctgttcgatgtgagccaaggctctgtgttgaaagatcgtactttgacctatactagTTTATTTCTAttgattgtgacttggatggagagttgtctaatcgGCATTCGTATCAAATCTTCTTTAATCTTATCACTGGTACGTTATGAAGTCAGCGATTTCGTtatttaaaacctttactaaatctTTTAATTGATAACAAGATTTGGTGTGTAAGTTTTGCGTTAATGGtactaaggccacaccaatttaatttcttgttctacggatttttggactccaaaaattggggcgagcgagcgatttgaaaattttaataaaaaaatatttaatttgaaaatttttgaggcgaagctggaaaagtaaaggcgagcgattataatttttttttgtaaacataaaatagtaggttttgacaatattaaaactcaATTTATGACTTGTACtttgaaatttctttaatttatgaagtattttttccctgttcaccatgaaataattgtataattaaatctggtctatgtatgtgggACTGACAATTGGCCAATTTTCCATCTACATtaagtcataatcaggttgggaacaaccccttaatgttataatcTAAATATCCCATTTATGAGGGGGTCAATATATTAAagtcataatatatttctttgtaaaaaacatcttttagtacaaaagggctcatatgttcccaaagaactatatatctatcttgtattaaatggtcaaaacatgtccaagaattttgtaatattcctggacttaaacctattaacacatttactttataaacagtttattcaatattattcaaaataagtggacccctcttttagaaaaattgttcaaaataaaaattatgatgtatttctcctctttttgagtaaaacaatctaaattttcaaaggttttgaatagtagcactatacaaatccttggtatttctattttcttttctacaacagaAAAATTACctcttgtctgagggagggttgttcacAACCTAATAATAACAATTATGACAATCACAGGTCAAATACGGCCTTTTACATAGGGCTTTgatccagaccaaacagcaagctttaaGGGACCCCACACTTATTggtgtacacaattcgaacaggaaaaccaactatCTAATGTATATATccaaactgagactactataactatgtgttatagtagtctcagatccAAACgagaaaataccaatgaaccacatctacaaacgataactgctgaacgacaggcccctaaatcaatcaggacaggtacataaacatgcagcggctgtgtatagttttgtttttccagcatacaatataatcgcaggtgaaggcaaatccttcagaagttctttttactttattttaacaacgaacatcttttgatagggaatataagtaagggggaaagaaaccaatgttttgttctgtacaggtatttccgcttatatatttatattggaGCACTCTCacgtttcatgctgaaacaaatattttcacagatatttacacagtgttatggggtgcttataggtttaaaatcgttatTAACAGGTTTagaatgtgattttaaaaaacaaatgttgattttataatatttacaaaaaaaaacggtgcgggaaatggacaagattacatttccggatgcgggaagcgggaatataaaaaaaataaaaaaattctgttttgaaaaaaataggtgcgggcgggtccgtcgaacaagtaatcaaattggtgtggcctaagctAATTGTTCCTTTAAATAAACCGATGCTAAAAGATTTGTCTTCctaatggtcgggttgttgtcgctttgacacattcccaatttcctttctcaattttattccaatGCACATTCACCTTTCTACAATCTGTCGGCACCTGCATTTTGGCGTTGCACAAGTTATGCTTTTCGTTGACTTTCAAATGCCTAGCTAAGGTTaataatatatagttatcaaaggtaccaggagtatcatttgatacgccagacgcgcgttttgtctatataagactcatcagtgacgctaagatcaaaatagttaaaaacccAAAACAAGTACAAGtcgaagagcaatgaggacccacatttccaaaacgttgtgccacatacgggtaaggtaatctattcctgggttaagaaaatccttattatttCGTATAATTCATACTTtcgcaaacagtaaatttataaaatgaccatataattgatattcatgtcaacaccaaattGCTGACTACcgggctggttataccctcggggacgagaCGTCCACCAGTAGTGGTATCAACTCACTTTCTTTAGTGGGAAAGTGCATAAATGCACGTTTGACTCATTTAACTTTTTAATTGGCATTTTCATTCAACACAGGAATCCTTTATTTGATATTTGACAGTGATTCAAATATTTTCCCAAAATGGTCTAACGCTCATTTGAATAAGTATACAACATAAACATATTGACCTTAAATCTAAGATACATGATTAAGTTTTTAGTTGTTTTGGATATTTACTACCTGACAATAGtcgtgagtactctcagatctgtactttatGTCATTTGTTTTAAGGATTTATCACATcctgtctgtgtttttgttatttgtttttacttgttTCTTTAAAACagacattatcaagatgtttgatttcttgattgacaatgtatttgttacgtttggaggacgtgtttttcaacagtcGGAATTCCAATTGGAAACAATTATgaccctcttcttgccgacttgtttctttattataatgaggctgacttcattcttgaactttttaggaagaagttagcaatatcctttaactttacgttgcgctatatagatgatgttctctggCTAAATAATACTAAAtctggtgactatgttgaacaaaTCTATCCCATCGGactaaagataaaggatactacagatacagttaaagttaagtctgtctcatatcttgatttacatctagaaattcacaatgagggtcggttgaaaacaaaactttacgacaaaagagatgatttcagcttcccaattttgaactttccatttctatgtagcaacattccaggaGCGCccgcatacggagtatatatctccaaattgatacgatattcccgggctggTACTTCCTATCATAATGTCCTTGATataggattgctgctcacaaggaagctattgaaacaagagttccaaatggtgaagttgaaatcatctacgatattttacggacgccatcacgagttggttgaccgtaatggagtaaccgtttcacagatgatatcggatacgttccttatgttgtaactacaatacTATTCCCTTTTCGtggatgtgacctaccgaattagactatttaccgtctttgtaataatataagcaacacaacacaacgggtaccacatgtggagcaggatctgcttcccttccggagcacatgaaatcaccccagtttttggttgggttgatgttgcttagtctttatgttatgtcttctgtactattatttgtctgtttgtcttttaatttaaagccatggcgttgtcagtttattttcaatctatgagtttgactgcacctctggtatctttcgtccctcttttcaagGTTTCATGGAATTAAATTCCATTGGGGATAcgggaaaattataaaaataagatacACAAATTAAATATACTTTATTACTTCAATCACATACAGTACATGTGGTTGATATCTACCGGCAGACTTTTATCCTGCTTTACTTATTGGTTGGACCCAAGGGCGACAAAGCAGCTTCATACATGAGCAACATTGCGGCAATCTTACGTATCTTCGAACCAAACCAAACCTCGGGCAccaaatataataataatgtgCCTTATATGAAGTGTGTCTGCACGCTGTCATCCACGGCCAAAATGTATAGACTCCTGAGCAACTCCTATatctaaaaaaaacccaaacaaaaacaCGTGATACATGCAGatttatatatatgtcaaagTTATCATTTGATGTTTAGTTCTTGatcaaaaggaaacaaaaaatcaaaaaaatcttgCAGCTTTGAAATTGTGTTCAAATATGCATTTGATGCATGACAGATCTGCATGAACAATATGATAAAGAACAATTTACCATCGTGTTCTTGTTTTTAATGGTAACGTGaatgtttaacatattttgtatacTTAATGTTTTAGTCTTCGACTTATACCAGtgaacaaaagaaacgatacatgTACAACATGCAAAATGTACAAGCAATGTTTTTTTCCCATATATAATGAAATTGGATAAACTATACCAAGGTGAATAATTGTTCAATTTGTCCAATGTTAACAGAGTGTTAAGTTCTTATCGAAACTATTGATTTTAGGGAAAAACGCGAAATTTATTCTTgggaatttttgttatttcaaaaatcgtattttcatcaaaaaacaaaaaatcaatatgagAACATAAAACTTCAAACTTATACATTGTCTGCTTAAAATATTTGAATGCCTCCGTAGATATTTGAATACTAAATTATCATCTTCGAAATTAAGTGCCGGCTTTATTCATCATTTTTctcaaaataaatttgatttatgtgTTCAATGTTGTACTTGTATGGCTtttaaactgttttgatatgagcgtcactgatgagtcttatgtagacgaagcgcGCTTCTcacgtataaaattataatcctggtacctttgataactattacaatAACTCGGTATTTTCTAACTTCCAATTTGGTCATGTTCTAAAATTATGTGCATTTGTTTTGTAAATGgatgattttcattgaataattcAACAGCTTTTCCTAATtattaaattttatgataaattagaattcaaacttgtgtatcgtttcttttgttgactagtatatacgTATTTATTATACCCCTTTTGTATCTTCTGTTTCTCTTTAAGATTTACATATTGTGGAgcacaatttttttgataatcatttaGATAATTATGTGTGTGAAATAAGTTTATTGATAAACAAATCCTGAtctaattattacaaaaaaataaacaagtttaaatGTTATAATATGTACTACTTACATGCAGGCAGTTTGTTTACATCGTAAATTATGCCAATTAGATAACACCCAGCATGTTTGTCCACCGTACCTAACGGCTCTCGGAAAGTAATAGTACCTAGTATATGATGGACACGTATTACTCCAGAAATTTAATCTAGTTGAAACAAGTTTTGCAGCAGGCTTAACATCAGCAgttctgaaaattttatataaacatgtaataCGCCAAGCtgttagaatatttttgtaagtATTCAATTTATTTTGACATTAGAATATATAGCGCAACAGTAAGTACTGTTTGAGAGATTGAACTGTGAGATTTACAcagtacaaaaaaaaccaacttaaggattggataaaaaaaaaatagatgatgTCCGTTTTCTCATGTGATTCACGCTTACGTCAGATCATAAAAAAGACAAGAATCACATATGTTATACACGTTTAATGGACAGACACATATACGAACCTGAAACAAGATGTTCCTCGATCATTATGAGGGGCCTCGAAGACCGAGTGGTCTATGtagttacttctgtaatcactagccagctgaggttatgagttcgaaccccgctcatGCGAGTTTAATcgactctaatcttaattgactaggatcgtcagttttcctattgaaggtctGTGGATTTCTTCAAacacttcggcttcctccaccaataaaaaactGGACTCCACGAAATAGGCAAAAAAtgggtgcttaaaagtggcgtttaaACACAGAAAAATCAAGATCTAATTGatcatttgaaaattccaaacacGGACTTCATATTGTTATTCAtaatataaagttgttttagtTATTTACTATAACTGTTAAGTCTTATTTTCTGTAAGCCGTCGTATACAAAAGGTTAATCAGAATCATGAttcaaaaaatatctttaaaaaaaataaatttactaaTAACATCAGTatgcaaagaaaaataaaattgtgtaggtgattttatttatataattccaCAAATATTTTGCacgactattttttttaaaagtacctGATTCTGTATCTCTGACAATAACTATTTCCAAAAGCTATTGCCTTTTGTAGCTGAAGTTTTTGCGTACTGGTTGACCTACTAATAGTCCTTTTAATAGCAGCGCTGTAAATACATAGAGAGTTATAAGTAAAATCTGTATTgaattgaataattaaaaatgatCAAGCTTAGTGTTTTTCCTCTACTTTTCATTAGTGTACATTGTTGTATTCACGACCGAAATTATTTTTTCACTTAGATTAATAAGCTGTCAATGACAGATATGTTATCCCTCCACTACATTATGTCCTGTCGCAATAATTCCAGGATTTTTAAAGCTTGACAATTTTCAAAGACgcttttgttatttttcaagaCTGTATGGTACTCTCTTTTGTCTCTTGGATTTATTGTTGTTATTTGCTGTTCAATTACGTATAccccaatatttttttatacgtATAAAAGATTCAAACATAATTCAATTGATAGTTTTTAACTATTTGGAAGCCATGAACAGAATGTGATATTTGTTAGCAGTAAAGCCTATCTCTGTCTGTGGATCGATATTCTTTGTCAAGCAAAATAGTTCCAAATATTTATGACATACACTTAAACAATATGGATTCAGTAGTATAACTTGTTATAAGTGAATTATTATATGATACCAAATATTAATGCATAGTTATTTATTCAATGAACATGTTTTCAGGGTAAGTGCTACGgctttaacttttgttttgtttgttaaaattgtGTGGCCTATATCTATTGATTATGTGATCATCTATCGACAGATTGGGATCTTTATATAAGATTTAAGAAGTTAGAATGTACTTACGTAGGATATACGCCAGTATGTCTTACTTCAACCAATTCTTGTATTTTCCGTTCCATTGGTTGGAAGCATTTCTGACTAGAAATAGGACCAGATTTTTGAATATCTGCGGCGAATACACCAATAATCACCAAGCAAAGTGTAACGTACAGCCTCTAAAGAAGTTAGAACAATGATAATTcgttaaatagttaaaatatgtatatgttattaattttatataataaaaaaatataacttaaagaGTTTCCGTGTATAACACATGTTTGCTGTAGATATGGTCTACTATATTACCATCTAAAATGCAGCTTTTCATTATATCGATTACTTCAGTTACCATTGGAAAGCTGGATACTtgaatatttctaaattttaggAGGTAAGCTTAAGTTTTATTTGAGAAAGGTTTTCAGACTTTCAACTTTTATACTTAATGTGTAAGTGAAAGTAACACTCTAGATTTCGTGCGTCCGAAGATTATTTCTTGATTTACCATCATATAGAACGTTTAAAAGTAGACATTTGATAGACTGGTTCCCTGTCCTCTATCTGTTTGGCTCTGACAGAGAAAGGTATCTGCACTATCCGTATGTTGCAAAGGAGAGAACCAACCCAAGACATTTGAATGTTAGGTATGTATTAAGATGTATACACATTAGGCTCAAAGGAACAGAAAACAAAAGCCGAATTCATCAATGTTCAACTTTGCTTAATATGGATAGGTAAGCTTTGTCAGAAAAAAGGTTCTGTTGGAGTTATTTCTGTCAGTCACAAGAATTTGGTTTTAGAATGATGTCATAGTTGTGCAGTGATCGTTAGATTTGTAATTTTCCTTTTACCTACTTTTGAAATGCAACCAAATTAAGTTTATTTTAGCATGAACAACATTAAAAGatattctacatgttctaaacGGGTTTAATATTTCCATATTTCAATTTTTGCTCATATTTGCATTACTGTCTATGTGCTGACAGTGGACCGTCTAACAAATTTTCAACAACGTATCTATTTACTGTTTCCTGTTCGAAAATACAAGTATTTTTTCTAAAAACATCTTCAGTGATGTAAACTTCAGCTGGAATTGAGATATAGGCATGTTCATTAAATCGTTGTTTAagcatttaaaaattaataatgacttttaatgtaataaatataaaaagtgaaagaaatattttgaaaaaggaCTTACCATATTTGCGACTAGGACTTCAAAGACTATGATGtagctaaaaaaataaatacaaactagTATTACACTCAAACTAACATATTCTTGAAATTTCTTGATAAAAATCAatctatttatagattatcgttgatcatctcagggagattaattttctcgtttgagccGGTACGCTGAAAGCGAGAAAAACAAATGAGGTACTGTTACTTAAAAAGAAGTAAGTTTAGATTTTTGGAAACGGTAAGCGTATGCTTCTCTGCACGCTTCACCCGCCACGCAACTCAAAAGTCATTCAAATGtaacataactgatttaaaacaTGATCGATAGATTATGACATCAGACGACTAGTATGATGTTATAAGATCCAAGACAGCGGAAACATATTGATAGTGAGTTCAAACACAGAAAAATCTTAATAGTGACCGTTAAAAGTATGTCATGTCGATTTCAGTCGTTTTTCCTTATACCTCTCTTTAGAAAGACCGTACAGTGTTTACATGCACCATCGTAACAAATCTATTGAGATCTATTAATGCCATGCGATTAGGCGTAGGGATGTTTTGATGCTGAGCAATGGGAATTGGATGATTATAACTGAAATGATCAAGTATCTATAGGTCCTAGTATGAAATCGTTTATCTGTATCAATGTCGTTATAGATTCTTTAATTCACTTGTGCTAAGTATATGTTAAAAGCAAGTTCTAACTAACAAGTTGTTGATTGCGTGAGAAGCTATCATCAGTTCACAAGAAGGATTTTGCAAGATTGTTTTAAAAGTCTTGTATGAGAAAATTCTGTAACGATTCTATTTGATAAGATATTGGTGGAGAAATTTGTCTTTGGCATCAGTGTGGTTTTACAAAAAGTAAGAATTTTCCTGACCTAAAATAAGAAATTTATATCCTCAATTCTCTCTCTTTTAAAGtcctgtttaacatgtttaatgagaaCATTTCAGTAAGATTGTTACTATTAATGTTAATATACCATACATTTACATCAGTCTTCTACTATTTGTTCTTTTAAGCTGTCAGTAAgttattgttttaaatgatataaattattattacaaAAGTTATAGCGTTTACGacgaaaatgtttttaaatatttaacaaacagTAAAATATTACAAACCTTTATTGGAATTTCAATGTTAGTCGTTCTATGTTCCTTTTCTCTGAAGAACTGATAAAAATGTTAACATGTTTATATACTGTACATCTACGTAGTGCGTGGTATGATTTTAAAGCTGTTACATCTTGTTTTGAATATTGCTTATGTCAGCATGTTAATTAAAATATTGTCATGGTAgctaattttaataaattttgcaAATACCATTTGTGTCTACTTATcttaaatacaaaaagaaaaagaaggaaCTTTACAATTTGACGGATGAAGACATCTCAATAACCTTAACAATAAGATGAATAGTCAAACAAAATCCAATTAGCGCTAAACAGACATGATTATTTTATCAGTTACTTTTTGCTATTCACTCAATTTCAGTAAATGTGAGTGTTTTCAGATCTGTTCTTTGTATAGTGGTTTTGTAAGtggttttttttgctttttattgaTCTGATGAGTTTAGTCCTGTTCAACTGTTTTGTATAGTTTGCtcttattttgtacttttaaacCACTGTTCAGGGTTAGGGGTGGATTAACTAATGTAtaaccccgcaacattctgtatgCCCCTTTCCAATGTCAGTAAAATAATTCAcacggttgtcgtttgttgctatattCTATTAAGATACAGGAATTCTGTCGGGAATAACAGATACGAAGCAAAGATATTACAATATtcaccgggtttgtaataacatgagcaacacgacaggtgccacatgtggagcaggatctgtgaacccttccggagcacctgagatcaataccggtttttggtggggttcgtgttgcttagtctttagttttctatgttgtgtcttgtgtattattatttgtcttttgtctttttcttttttagccatggtgctgtcaatataaaaaaaagatgtggtatgattgctaatgaggtaactgacacagaatttaacaactataggtcgatTTATTTTCGATCAATAAGTTGACTTTCATGCTGGTATTGTTCGCTCATCTTTTAGAAAAGGTAATTCCATATAAATACTTAAACATGCATTGTAACATGACTTCATAAATATTAACAGTATATGACAAAGTGTTCATTTTCAAATGCTCGCAGATTCGAAAATGTATTATTCTCTCTCTTAAGATGAAGAATCGATTCGTTCCTTATACTTTGATTGACCCCCTAAGGTAGAGATGGGTtactataaaaaaagatgtggtatattgccaatgagacaactctccacaagagaccgacGGAAACATTTTATAACAACTTTGGCtaacaaccttcaacaatgaattaAACTCATACCTCATAGTCAACTGCAGAAGTGATCAATGTAAATCAATTCGAAAGAGAAAgctaacggcttaatttatgttaGGAACAAAACTGATCATTGAAATACAAGTATGGTATACAGTAACAAAAGACAAACTATGAATCACAGTAtactgacttggaacaggcacatacagaatgtagcaatgtaaaacatgttagcgggcgccctcccctaacctgagacagtgatgtaacaggacaaacatatgaaacaattataaatcagttgaaaagataGATAAGCTAGCGGTTTTGCGAgtatatttactatcaatttaaTCTTAAgttgataaaaatatgtttattctcTGTTGGATAAATCACGTAATTATACACATTGCATGTAAACGAATACATTTTGTCAATATTTGTATacgaatattttcaaaatataattatatggaAAAGAAATAAAGGTGACATCCTTTATATAGAAAAACAAGCATTAATAGTTTTGATATTGCTTTGATAGCTATCATTGTATTTTTTCTACTGTGTAATTGTCGATTTTTTCTATACAAAGAGAGggtaaaatagttttaaaatctAACAAcgaataaaaaaagaacagagaCATTGTCGAGATTTATGAAATTCATGTTACAGCAATCCTAAGACTTTATACGTTTGTTTATCCTTGCTGCATGTCATATTGGTTAAAGCTATAAAGAACACAAATGAAACTGTAATATTAATAGCACAACTGTCTAAGCAATTACATTTAATGAGTTTGTGTATAAAAGTGTTTGCAATtgctttcacggatttggctataccttTTGGACCTTTcagattatagctcttcatcttttatataagctttggatttcaaatattttggccacgagcaacactgaagagacatgtattgtcgaaatgcgcatctggtgcaagaaaattggtacctttaattttattttattgtaccaTTGTTCAAAAGTTATATAAGTTCGTATATAACAAAGTATCACAACATAAATCAAGACTtgaattaaataatattaaacgGCATTTGATTAAAACACTTAGTTATATTATTTGATGGATTTCGACTGTGCTGAATTTCTTTACAAAAAGGccttccatattttttttatcgtcggatatgtttttgtaatttcttaaatttatattttaccaaAAACGATAAAAAAGAATTTTACTGATTTTACCAAAGTAACACTATGAAATGATTTAAAGACTCATTTTTTTAATCCATTTTGAGTAACAGTCGAAATTTACTATTCAGGGTTTCTgttaaaagtttacaaaacattCATGTAAGTTTATTATAATAATCCTTCAAAATGTCTCAATCGTTGTACTATAGATGCGATAGATACAAAAATGGATAATCAAGCCCATAAGCGGTAAATACAATGACAACACCATAGCGGAAAAAAGAATAAGATGGACAAAATCCGGGTGTGTTCTCAGATGCTTCGGAATGGTAGGCAGATCATGCTTACGCTTGTTCACTTACATATTACATAATTTTACTTAAATGAGTTAATCTATGCATCCATAtgtaaatatataagaaaaaataagaaaacgcTTCCTTGTTATATTTTCCTACATACAACATTGCACAAGATGTCACCTAAATTtcgacaaatatttaaaaaatatacatgtacaaatattgataaaatgtaTTCGTTAATAATAATGTGCATAATTGATTTGTCAAACAGAAAATTCATCAtcgtttaattttaatttaaattttgatactGAAAATAAGCTCAACGCTTAGCTTAAGATTAACTTAAGACTCGTGAGATGCGCCTAATAACTAGTGAAAAAAACCCCATTAACTTCAAAAGATAATTGTATACCCTTATCCATTTAAAGTCCATTTTATAAAAAAGGATTGATTTTTCATTATTGGTATTATACAAGTAGCTTTATTTAGCTACACTTTATGTCCTATTGAAGGCGCCTCAGTCGCTTTGTCAATGGAGTCGTAACTACTATATCACTATCCTGTCAAAACTCGATTAGAAAGTTCGAATCCGACTTCTTCCACCGAAAAAAAACTGACCGTCACAAAAAGAGCAAAATAGTAATGAAATTGGCGTTGAatacaaatcaatcaataaatcaattatatcctttttaattttatcagctttttattttttacaaaaaagttgAGGATTTTTCATTATTCTGGCATCTGGAATCACTGAAGTACATTCATTGTCGAAACTTGCATATGGTACAGTTTATTTTGCTCcgttaatttttaaatttaaaatgttagtATAAATTAAACAGTTAAAATTTAGATAACTTCTGTCAACGACATTCAAAGGAAAGCAGCTTTATTCAGGGCTCTTATTTATAAATAGTTAGTGTATACATTGCATATATTTTGTCTCTAAATTTGATATCAAGTTTTTGGCATTATTAGAAAACTAGTCAGACTTACATGATAAGTtgttgttgaacatttaattaatACTCA from Mytilus edulis chromosome 7, xbMytEdul2.2, whole genome shotgun sequence encodes the following:
- the LOC139481264 gene encoding uncharacterized protein, giving the protein MRLYVTLCLVIIGVFAADIQKSGPISSQKCFQPMERKIQELVEVRHTGVYPTAAIKRTISRSTSTQKLQLQKAIAFGNSYCQRYRIRTADVKPAAKLVSTRLNFWSNTCPSYTRYYYFPRAVRYGGQTCWVLSNWHNLRCKQTACIYRSCSGVYTFWPWMTACRHTSYKAHYYYIWCPRFGLVRRYVRLPQCCSCMKLLCRPWVQPISKAG